The following coding sequences are from one Devosia neptuniae window:
- a CDS encoding ABC transporter ATP-binding protein has translation MSAPDQTILSVSKLSVRFAQSQVLAVRDVSFELGAERLGIVGESGSGKSTVGRAIMRLLPNSAKVEAERLDFEGAPLLGLNEAHMRKLRGHKMALIMQDPRYSLNPVLSVGKQVAEAAKLHLGLGKREAYAAAAAMLERVRIADVERTMRLYPHQISGGMGQRVMIAMMLLAKPRVVIADEPTSALDVSVRGDVLKLLDELVTENNSGLVLISHDIRMVAAFCQRILVMYKGHVVESLTRLEDASHPYTRGLIAAMPDPRHPVRRLQVLDRKAIDAAEARP, from the coding sequence ATGTCCGCTCCTGATCAGACCATTCTCAGCGTCAGCAAGCTCTCGGTGCGGTTTGCGCAAAGCCAGGTGCTGGCGGTGCGTGACGTGAGCTTCGAGCTGGGCGCCGAACGGCTCGGCATTGTAGGGGAATCCGGTTCGGGCAAATCCACCGTCGGCCGCGCCATCATGCGGCTGCTGCCCAATTCGGCCAAGGTCGAAGCCGAACGCCTCGACTTTGAAGGCGCTCCCCTGCTCGGGCTCAACGAAGCCCATATGCGCAAGCTGCGCGGGCACAAGATGGCGCTGATCATGCAGGACCCGCGCTATTCGCTGAACCCGGTGCTCTCGGTGGGCAAGCAGGTGGCCGAGGCGGCCAAGCTGCATCTGGGCCTGGGCAAGCGCGAGGCTTATGCAGCGGCTGCCGCCATGCTGGAGCGGGTGCGGATTGCCGATGTCGAACGCACGATGCGGCTTTATCCGCATCAGATTTCGGGCGGCATGGGGCAGCGCGTGATGATCGCCATGATGCTGCTGGCCAAGCCGCGCGTGGTGATTGCCGATGAGCCGACCTCGGCGCTCGATGTCAGCGTGCGCGGCGATGTGCTCAAGCTGCTCGACGAATTGGTCACCGAGAACAATTCGGGCCTGGTGCTGATCAGCCACGATATCCGCATGGTGGCCGCGTTCTGCCAGCGCATTCTGGTCATGTACAAAGGCCATGTGGTGGAAAGCCTGACCCGGCTGGAAGATGCCAGCCACCCCTATACCAGGGGCCTGATCGCGGCCATGCCCGATCCCCGCCACCCGGTGAGGCGCCTGCAGGTGCTCGACCGCAAGGCAATCGACGCAGCGGAGGCGCGGCCATGA
- a CDS encoding ABC transporter permease, with protein MKEFNFKELGQRFVQLLVSLFILLLVTFFIGRVLPTDPVGAIVGELADPAAFEAMRQRLGLDLPLYQQFWIYVTSLLRGDMGTAILTGNPVTQDLASAFPATLELATLAVIISTVVGVPLGMAAALYRDSLVDQIARVVSLVGHSIPVFWFGIVGLVIFYAGLSWVGGPGRVDIYLEGLVEPRTGLLLVDSLLAGDMEVFWNAISHIILPACILAYSAMAYITRMTRSFTLEQLNQDYVTAARAKGVSSAGIVIGHILPNISVQLVTILAISYGSLLEGAVVTEIVFSWPGIGQYMTNALMIGDMNAVLASTLIIGLIFMLLNFVADLAYVFLDPRTREATS; from the coding sequence ATGAAAGAATTCAACTTCAAGGAACTGGGCCAGCGCTTCGTGCAATTGCTGGTCAGCCTGTTCATCCTGCTTCTGGTCACCTTCTTCATCGGCCGCGTGCTGCCCACCGATCCGGTTGGCGCCATTGTCGGCGAATTGGCCGATCCGGCCGCGTTCGAGGCCATGCGCCAGCGGCTGGGGCTCGATCTGCCGCTTTACCAGCAATTCTGGATTTACGTGACCTCGCTGCTGCGCGGCGACATGGGCACCGCCATCCTCACCGGCAATCCGGTGACGCAGGATCTGGCCTCGGCCTTCCCCGCAACGCTGGAACTGGCGACGCTGGCGGTGATCATTTCCACCGTGGTCGGCGTGCCGCTGGGCATGGCGGCGGCGCTCTATCGCGACTCGCTGGTCGATCAGATCGCCCGCGTGGTCTCGCTGGTGGGGCACTCCATCCCCGTCTTCTGGTTCGGCATTGTCGGCCTCGTGATCTTCTATGCGGGCCTGTCCTGGGTTGGCGGGCCCGGCCGCGTCGACATTTACCTCGAAGGGCTGGTCGAGCCGCGCACCGGGCTCCTGCTGGTCGATAGCCTGCTCGCCGGGGACATGGAAGTGTTCTGGAACGCCATCAGCCACATCATCCTGCCGGCCTGTATCCTGGCCTATTCGGCCATGGCCTATATCACCCGCATGACCCGCAGCTTTACGCTGGAACAGCTCAACCAGGATTATGTGACGGCCGCGCGCGCCAAGGGCGTGTCGTCGGCGGGCATCGTTATCGGGCATATCCTGCCCAATATTTCGGTGCAGCTGGTGACCATTCTCGCCATTTCCTACGGCAGCCTGCTCGAAGGCGCCGTGGTCACCGAGATCGTCTTCTCCTGGCCCGGCATCGGCCAATACATGACCAATGCGCTGATGATCGGCGACATGAACGCTGTGCTGGCCTCGACGCTCATTATCGGCCTCATCTTCATGCTGCTCAATTTCGTGGCGGACCTCGCCTATGTCTTCCTTGATCCCCGTACCCGCGAGGCGACCTCATGA
- a CDS encoding ABC transporter ATP-binding protein, whose protein sequence is MIEVENLEVAFGKGDDRKQVVRSVSFKVAKGETLGIVGESGCGKSTVLRSLAGLDRHWTGRIALAGQDVAKERTKEQFELAQMVFQDPYGSIHPRHRIERVLAEPLRAMKRGEGWDRVVPALERVGLPAAFAERFPHELSGGQRQRVAIARALMLAPQILLLDEPTSALDVSVQAEVLNLLSDLREEQQLTYVLVSHDLSVIAHMCDRVLVMKEGVFVDELTPDAFRGGEITQPYSKTLFEASFL, encoded by the coding sequence ATGATCGAAGTCGAAAATCTGGAAGTCGCCTTCGGCAAGGGCGACGATCGCAAGCAGGTCGTCAGATCGGTGTCCTTTAAGGTCGCCAAGGGCGAGACGCTGGGCATTGTCGGCGAATCCGGCTGCGGCAAATCCACCGTGCTGCGCTCGCTGGCGGGGCTCGACCGGCACTGGACCGGCCGCATCGCGCTGGCCGGGCAGGACGTCGCCAAGGAGCGCACCAAGGAACAGTTTGAGCTGGCCCAGATGGTGTTTCAGGACCCCTATGGCTCGATCCATCCGCGCCACCGCATCGAGCGGGTGCTAGCCGAACCGTTGCGCGCCATGAAGCGCGGCGAAGGCTGGGATCGTGTCGTGCCGGCGCTCGAGCGGGTCGGCCTGCCCGCCGCCTTTGCCGAGCGCTTCCCCCATGAGCTGTCCGGTGGCCAGCGCCAACGCGTCGCCATCGCGCGGGCCCTGATGCTGGCGCCGCAAATCCTGTTGCTCGATGAGCCCACCTCGGCGCTGGATGTGTCGGTGCAGGCCGAAGTCCTCAACCTGCTGAGCGATCTGCGCGAAGAGCAGCAGCTGACCTATGTGCTGGTCAGCCACGACCTCTCGGTCATCGCCCATATGTGCGACCGCGTGCTGGTGATGAAGGAGGGCGTATTCGTCGACGAACTCACCCCCGACGCCTTCCGGGGTGGGGAGATTACCCAGCCCTATTCCAAGACGCTGTTTGAAGCGAGCTTTCTGTAG
- the kdgD gene encoding 5-dehydro-4-deoxyglucarate dehydratase gives MTPSELKVALGSGLLSFPVTTFNADLSIDEDAYRAHIDWLDGFGAAVLFAPGGTGELFSLTPAEVAHITKIAKTTAGKTPILGGAAYGTAMAVEMAKAAEAAGADGVLLLPPYLMFSEQEGLVAHVKAVCDAVGIGVVVYNRDNIVLTADSLQKLCDQCPNLIGFKDGYGEVDRVIEITTKLGDRLTYIGGMPTHELYATAYFAAGVTTYSSAVFNFVPELAQRFYKGLRAGDTKTTDAILKDFFFPLTVLRNRRKGYAVSIIKAGLEVRGRKAGPVRPPLVDLTGDEMAQLKALVEANI, from the coding sequence ATGACCCCCAGCGAACTCAAGGTAGCGCTCGGCAGCGGCCTGCTCTCCTTCCCCGTCACCACGTTCAATGCCGATCTGAGCATCGACGAGGATGCCTATCGCGCCCATATCGATTGGCTGGACGGGTTCGGTGCCGCCGTACTGTTCGCTCCCGGTGGCACGGGTGAGCTGTTTTCGCTGACCCCGGCCGAGGTTGCCCATATCACCAAAATCGCCAAGACCACGGCGGGCAAGACGCCGATCCTGGGCGGCGCGGCCTATGGCACAGCCATGGCCGTCGAAATGGCCAAGGCCGCAGAAGCTGCCGGCGCCGATGGGGTGCTGCTGTTGCCGCCCTACCTGATGTTCTCCGAGCAGGAAGGCCTCGTCGCTCACGTCAAGGCGGTGTGCGACGCGGTGGGGATCGGCGTCGTGGTCTATAACCGCGACAATATCGTGCTCACCGCCGATAGCCTGCAAAAGCTGTGCGACCAATGCCCGAACCTGATTGGCTTCAAGGACGGCTATGGTGAAGTCGACCGCGTGATCGAGATCACCACCAAGCTGGGCGACCGCCTGACCTATATCGGCGGCATGCCAACGCATGAACTCTATGCCACGGCCTATTTTGCCGCCGGCGTCACCACCTATTCCTCGGCCGTGTTCAACTTCGTGCCTGAACTGGCGCAGCGCTTCTACAAGGGATTACGGGCTGGCGACACCAAGACGACCGACGCTATTCTCAAGGACTTCTTCTTCCCGCTGACCGTGCTGCGCAACCGCCGCAAGGGTTATGCCGTCTCGATCATCAAGGCGGGGTTGGAAGTGCGCGGCCGCAAAGCGGGTCCGGTGCGCCCGCCGCTGGTCGATCTGACTGGGGATGAGATGGCTCAGCTCAAGGCGTTGGTTGAGGCGAATATCTGA
- a CDS encoding ABC transporter permease codes for MATTVRLSLSKLSREPLGMLGFIVLALLVVIAIFAPWIAPYSPTAQNLPLALQAPSWAHWAGTDEFGRDILSRLIHGTRITIQTVLAVTLIVGPVGLIVGVVAGFVGGRTDAILMRATDIVLSFPSLILALAFAAAMGAGLQTAIIAISLTGWPPIARLARAEALVVRNTDYVAAARLYGASPLRVLFLYIAPMCIPSVVVRLTLNMAGIILTAAALGFLGLGAQPPAPEWGAMISNGRKFMLDYWWVAVMPGLAILITSLAFNLVGDALRDLLDPRHVRS; via the coding sequence ATGGCAACCACCGTGCGGCTCAGCCTCTCCAAACTGTCGCGCGAACCGCTGGGCATGCTGGGCTTTATCGTCTTGGCCCTATTGGTCGTCATCGCGATCTTTGCGCCCTGGATTGCCCCCTATAGCCCCACCGCGCAGAACCTGCCGCTGGCCTTGCAGGCGCCGAGCTGGGCGCATTGGGCGGGCACCGACGAATTTGGCCGCGATATCCTGTCGCGCCTGATCCATGGCACGCGCATCACCATCCAGACCGTGCTGGCGGTGACGCTGATCGTTGGCCCGGTCGGGTTGATCGTCGGCGTCGTCGCCGGCTTTGTCGGCGGCCGCACCGACGCCATCCTGATGCGCGCCACCGATATCGTGCTGTCCTTCCCCTCGCTGATCCTGGCGCTGGCCTTTGCCGCCGCCATGGGCGCTGGGCTGCAGACCGCGATCATCGCCATTTCGCTGACGGGCTGGCCGCCGATCGCGCGCCTGGCGCGGGCCGAAGCCTTGGTCGTGCGCAATACCGATTATGTCGCGGCCGCCCGGCTCTATGGCGCTTCGCCCCTGCGCGTCCTGTTCCTCTATATCGCGCCGATGTGCATTCCCTCGGTGGTGGTGCGGCTGACGCTCAACATGGCCGGCATTATCCTGACCGCTGCAGCCCTGGGCTTTCTGGGCCTGGGGGCACAGCCGCCGGCGCCGGAATGGGGCGCGATGATCTCGAACGGCCGCAAATTCATGCTGGATTATTGGTGGGTCGCGGTGATGCCGGGCCTGGCCATTCTCATCACCAGCCTTGCCTTCAATCTGGTGGGCGATGCCCTCCGTGACCTGCTGGATCCGCGCCATGTCCGCTCCTGA
- a CDS encoding DUF5054 domain-containing protein gives MNTKRIHLVFKTHLDIGFTDHAAKVRRQYHEQFIPQAIATGEHFFAENPERPAFIWTTGAWLIWDHLNGQSPERVKRLERAIERGLIAWHALPFTTHTELMSPAVFRAGLSYAQELDQRFGKATIAAKMTDVPGHTLGMVPLLARAGVKFLHLGVNTASPVPDVPPIFRWQAPDGAEIVVMYQASYGETDFPAGADIGLSFAHTSDNIGPQSVGQTVEAVRALGHAHPDAELVASTLDAFGAAMWARRESFPVVTEEIGDSWIHGAGSDPEKVARFRALQRLYDGFEAELTPERLAFGRGLAMVAEHTWGVDIKTYLRDDKAWDRPAFEAARSSDYRFAYAEQSWAEQRSYLDAAVAALAPADRALAEAVVPEPEVLGALAAGHELSDGGWVVTLDPVTGDIARIVSPAGVVIEGTGGSLLGYRYESYDWHELQRHLDSYLQHRLEWAILDHDKPGLAAAKTAVTQSFAPGLRGVAGRSAVGEMPALAHATLGAPRQVEVTIRALDGRQLEIALVLRDKPANRMPEASFVSVTPFGASGWALRKMGLWQAGEAIVERGGGQLQAVEAVRAAIGNVPFSVSLLDSALVAPAGAEFVPFQPERPDFSGGFRVNVHNNKWGTNFPMWCEGTIVSRLVLAVG, from the coding sequence ATGAATACCAAGCGTATCCATCTGGTCTTCAAGACCCATCTCGACATTGGCTTTACCGACCATGCGGCCAAGGTGCGGCGCCAATATCATGAGCAGTTCATTCCGCAGGCCATTGCCACGGGCGAGCACTTTTTTGCGGAAAATCCCGAGCGGCCGGCCTTTATCTGGACGACCGGCGCCTGGCTGATCTGGGACCACCTCAATGGCCAGAGCCCCGAGCGGGTCAAGCGGCTGGAGCGGGCCATCGAGCGGGGGCTGATTGCCTGGCACGCGCTGCCGTTTACGACGCATACCGAGCTGATGTCGCCTGCGGTTTTCCGGGCCGGGCTGAGCTATGCGCAGGAGTTGGACCAGCGCTTTGGCAAGGCCACGATTGCGGCCAAGATGACGGATGTGCCGGGACATACTTTGGGCATGGTGCCGCTATTGGCCCGGGCGGGCGTCAAGTTCCTGCATCTGGGGGTGAATACGGCTAGCCCCGTGCCCGACGTGCCGCCGATTTTCCGCTGGCAGGCGCCGGATGGGGCGGAAATCGTGGTGATGTATCAGGCGTCATACGGCGAGACGGATTTCCCGGCGGGCGCGGATATCGGGCTGAGTTTTGCCCATACCAGCGACAATATCGGGCCGCAAAGCGTGGGGCAGACGGTCGAGGCGGTGCGGGCGCTGGGGCATGCCCATCCCGATGCGGAGCTCGTGGCGTCGACGCTGGATGCTTTCGGGGCGGCGATGTGGGCGCGGCGTGAGAGCTTTCCCGTGGTGACGGAGGAGATCGGCGATAGCTGGATCCATGGGGCGGGGAGCGATCCCGAAAAAGTCGCGCGGTTCCGGGCCTTGCAGCGACTTTATGATGGGTTTGAAGCCGAGCTGACGCCGGAACGGCTGGCCTTTGGACGTGGGCTGGCGATGGTGGCCGAACATACCTGGGGCGTCGATATCAAGACCTATTTGCGGGATGACAAGGCATGGGACCGGCCGGCATTCGAGGCGGCGCGCAGTAGCGATTATCGCTTTGCTTATGCCGAGCAGTCCTGGGCTGAGCAACGGAGCTATCTCGACGCGGCAGTGGCGGCTTTGGCGCCGGCGGATCGGGCCTTGGCCGAGGCCGTGGTGCCGGAGCCGGAGGTGCTCGGCGCGCTGGCGGCCGGGCATGAGCTGAGCGATGGCGGCTGGGTGGTGACGCTTGATCCGGTGACGGGGGACATTGCGCGGATCGTGTCGCCGGCCGGTGTGGTCATCGAGGGCACGGGTGGGTCGCTGCTTGGCTATCGCTATGAGAGTTATGATTGGCACGAGTTGCAGCGGCATCTGGATAGCTATCTACAGCATCGGCTGGAATGGGCGATCCTCGATCATGACAAGCCGGGTCTGGCGGCGGCCAAAACGGCGGTGACGCAGAGTTTTGCGCCGGGTCTGAGGGGCGTTGCCGGGCGGAGTGCGGTGGGCGAGATGCCGGCGCTGGCGCATGCGACGCTGGGGGCGCCGAGGCAGGTTGAGGTGACGATCAGGGCGCTGGATGGGCGGCAGCTGGAGATTGCACTCGTGCTGCGCGACAAGCCGGCCAATCGCATGCCGGAGGCCAGCTTTGTGTCGGTCACGCCTTTTGGGGCGAGTGGTTGGGCATTGCGCAAGATGGGGCTGTGGCAGGCGGGCGAGGCCATTGTGGAGCGCGGTGGCGGGCAATTGCAGGCGGTGGAGGCGGTGCGAGCGGCGATTGGTAATGTGCCGTTTAGCGTGAGCTTGCTGGATAGTGCGCTGGTGGCGCCGGCGGGGGCGGAGTTTGTGCCGTTTCAGCCGGAGCGGCCGGATTTTTCCGGCGGCTTTCGGGTGAATGTGCACAACAATAAGTGGGGGACCAATTTCCCCATGTGGTGTGAGGGGACGATTGTCAGCCGCTTGGTGTTGGCGGTGGGGTAG
- a CDS encoding HlyD family secretion protein — MNARVTDPKAGEASVVTLPRTDKTAPAAEAPQSPSPAAEAAKPAAAPKKKNGRRLLLMTGVPLLLVAAGGWFWLTGGRYEDTDNAYVQQSKVSLSADVAGRVADVKVVENQTVKAGDVLFTIDPQPYEIALSQANAALATARVNVEQLKVSYGTAQAQLKSAEDTLAIRKAAFDRQSTLVTQGINANATLDDTKLAYQQAQSEVDLANQQVAAATAALAGDPNIATDTHPAVLSALAAVEQAQRNLTKTTVAAPADGIVSNVSSLNVGQFIAVGTTIASLVETESTWIQANFKETQLAELKVGQPVAVHVDAYPGVLHGSIDSLGAATGSEFSLIPAQNATGNWVKVVQRLPVRIALPADPEIAILKTGMSATVSVDTGRSTLDKMMGK; from the coding sequence ATGAACGCCCGCGTTACTGATCCGAAAGCCGGTGAAGCTAGCGTCGTCACCCTGCCGCGCACCGACAAGACGGCGCCGGCTGCCGAGGCGCCTCAAAGCCCATCGCCCGCCGCCGAGGCCGCAAAGCCTGCCGCCGCACCCAAGAAGAAAAATGGCCGCCGCCTGCTGCTGATGACCGGTGTTCCGCTGCTGCTGGTCGCCGCGGGCGGCTGGTTCTGGCTGACCGGTGGCCGCTATGAAGACACCGACAACGCCTATGTGCAGCAGTCCAAGGTGTCGCTGAGCGCCGATGTGGCGGGCCGCGTTGCCGATGTCAAAGTGGTCGAGAACCAGACGGTGAAGGCGGGCGATGTGCTGTTCACCATCGATCCGCAGCCCTATGAGATCGCGCTGAGCCAGGCCAATGCGGCGCTGGCGACGGCGCGCGTCAATGTCGAGCAGCTCAAGGTGAGCTATGGCACGGCGCAGGCGCAGCTCAAATCCGCCGAGGACACGCTGGCCATTCGCAAGGCGGCCTTTGACCGCCAGAGCACGCTGGTGACCCAGGGCATCAATGCCAATGCAACGCTGGATGACACCAAGCTGGCTTACCAGCAGGCGCAGAGCGAGGTGGATTTGGCCAACCAGCAAGTGGCGGCGGCAACCGCGGCGCTGGCGGGTGATCCCAATATCGCCACCGACACTCATCCTGCCGTACTGTCCGCCCTGGCGGCGGTCGAGCAGGCCCAGCGCAACCTGACCAAGACGACCGTTGCGGCTCCGGCCGATGGCATTGTCTCCAATGTGTCGAGCCTCAATGTCGGCCAGTTCATTGCCGTGGGAACCACGATCGCCTCGCTGGTCGAGACGGAGTCGACCTGGATCCAGGCCAATTTCAAGGAAACCCAATTGGCCGAGCTCAAGGTCGGGCAGCCGGTGGCTGTGCATGTCGACGCCTATCCGGGCGTGCTGCATGGCAGCATCGACAGCTTGGGCGCGGCCACGGGTTCGGAATTTTCCCTGATCCCGGCGCAGAATGCCACGGGCAATTGGGTCAAGGTGGTGCAGCGCCTGCCCGTGCGCATCGCGCTGCCGGCCGATCCTGAAATCGCCATTCTCAAGACCGGCATGAGCGCCACCGTATCGGTGGATACCGGCCGCTCGACCCTCGACAAGATGATGGGCAAATAA
- a CDS encoding FadR/GntR family transcriptional regulator: MSSDSKSPIRRRQRLAQAVIDALRDRIVTGDLSIGAQLPTEIQLELEFGVSRTVVREAIAELRAAGLVTPVQGKGIFVAEPQGDRSQVHLTPGEIKSIPETLELLEFRLAIEVESAAISAYRRSPQQEEAIREANQHMIANIRAGAPTVDADFAFHLAIARATNNHYYSESLARFGPRSIPRSQFPTLPDAGDVDYLTGVIAEHGRIIDAIADQDPDGARSAMREHLLNSQKRYRRLAR; this comes from the coding sequence ATGAGTAGCGACAGCAAGAGCCCGATCCGCCGCCGCCAGCGACTGGCCCAGGCTGTCATCGATGCCTTGCGCGACCGCATCGTCACCGGCGATCTGAGCATCGGCGCCCAGCTTCCCACCGAAATCCAGCTCGAACTCGAATTCGGCGTCAGCCGCACCGTGGTGCGCGAGGCGATTGCCGAATTGCGCGCCGCCGGGCTCGTCACCCCCGTGCAGGGCAAGGGCATATTCGTGGCCGAGCCGCAGGGCGACCGCAGTCAGGTCCACCTGACACCCGGCGAGATCAAGAGCATTCCAGAAACCCTGGAATTGCTGGAATTCCGCCTCGCCATCGAGGTCGAATCCGCCGCTATATCGGCCTATCGCCGCTCGCCGCAGCAGGAAGAGGCGATTCGCGAGGCCAACCAGCACATGATCGCCAATATCCGCGCCGGCGCGCCCACTGTGGATGCTGATTTCGCCTTCCACCTGGCCATCGCGCGGGCCACCAATAATCACTATTACAGCGAATCGCTGGCCCGCTTTGGCCCTCGCTCGATACCGCGCAGCCAGTTCCCGACGCTGCCCGACGCGGGAGATGTCGACTATTTGACCGGCGTCATTGCCGAGCATGGCCGGATCATCGACGCCATTGCCGACCAGGACCCCGATGGCGCGCGCAGCGCGATGCGCGAACATTTGCTCAACAGCCAGAAGCGATATCGCCGGCTGGCGCGCTAA
- a CDS encoding MarR family winged helix-turn-helix transcriptional regulator — translation MHPDVQKERPIGYLIHDVARLYRRRFEEEARAHGLTLAQWKALGTIHWKEAVTQVALASAIDADPMTVSGILDRLEKRGLIERYAHPEDSRAKLSRLTEAGVALVGEARHVGAELYRNSLVGLSEAERQAVIAGLSRIRENLVNLGPEADQEKEAV, via the coding sequence ATGCATCCCGATGTCCAGAAAGAGCGGCCGATCGGCTATCTCATCCATGACGTCGCGCGGCTTTATCGCCGGCGCTTCGAGGAAGAGGCGCGGGCGCATGGCCTGACGCTGGCGCAATGGAAGGCGCTGGGCACGATCCATTGGAAAGAGGCCGTCACGCAGGTGGCGCTCGCCAGCGCTATCGACGCCGATCCGATGACCGTGAGCGGGATTCTGGACCGGTTGGAAAAGCGCGGCCTGATCGAGCGCTATGCCCATCCCGAGGATAGCCGCGCCAAGCTCTCCCGCCTGACCGAAGCCGGCGTGGCTCTGGTGGGCGAGGCGCGCCATGTGGGCGCTGAACTGTATCGGAATTCGCTGGTTGGCCTGTCCGAGGCCGAGCGGCAGGCGGTAATCGCGGGGCTGTCCCGCATTCGGGAAAATCTCGTCAATCTGGGCCCTGAGGCCGACCAAGAAAAGGAAGCTGTCTAA
- a CDS encoding mannonate dehydratase, which produces MYVGTQLAARDDDDYRVWAQLGIKHICADPETKLGTWTLDDLKRLRDKVESFDLILDMIQLPLPSSPIETATYPDILLAGPERDRQLDAICQLIENLAIAGIPAAKYNLNLIGIPRTPDELGRGGSRNASFRWDKTDQNAAPGLAGVLSEAENWERIEYFLSRVVPVAEANKIRLACHPHDPYTPPGYKGVTRVLGTVEGLKKFVTMHESPYHGLNFCQGTVGEMLDNPREEIEDVIRWFGSRNKIFNLHFRNIRGHKLSFMETFPDEGDMDMAASLKVYKEVGYQYMVMPDHVPTIAGRDPQGVAFAYCYGYTAALLQALDTY; this is translated from the coding sequence ATGTATGTAGGAACTCAGCTCGCCGCCCGCGATGACGATGATTATCGCGTCTGGGCGCAGCTTGGCATCAAGCACATCTGTGCGGATCCTGAGACCAAGCTCGGCACCTGGACGCTCGATGATCTCAAGCGCCTGCGCGACAAGGTCGAGAGCTTCGATCTGATCCTGGACATGATCCAGCTGCCGCTACCCTCGAGCCCCATCGAGACCGCGACCTATCCCGATATCCTGTTGGCCGGGCCGGAGCGCGACCGCCAGCTCGACGCCATCTGCCAGTTGATCGAAAACCTGGCGATCGCCGGTATTCCCGCCGCCAAATACAATCTCAACCTCATTGGTATTCCGCGCACCCCGGACGAGCTGGGCCGCGGCGGCTCGCGCAATGCGTCCTTCCGCTGGGACAAGACCGACCAGAACGCCGCGCCGGGCCTGGCCGGCGTGCTTTCGGAAGCGGAAAACTGGGAGCGGATCGAGTATTTCCTTTCCCGCGTGGTGCCCGTTGCCGAGGCCAACAAGATCCGCCTCGCCTGCCACCCGCATGATCCCTATACCCCGCCCGGCTACAAGGGCGTCACCCGCGTGCTGGGCACGGTCGAAGGGCTCAAGAAGTTCGTCACCATGCATGAGAGCCCCTATCACGGCCTCAATTTCTGCCAGGGCACGGTGGGCGAAATGCTCGACAATCCGCGCGAAGAAATCGAGGACGTGATCCGCTGGTTCGGCAGCCGGAACAAGATTTTCAACCTGCACTTCCGCAATATCCGCGGCCACAAGCTGTCCTTCATGGAAACCTTCCCCGATGAAGGGGACATGGACATGGCAGCCTCGCTCAAGGTCTACAAGGAAGTGGGCTACCAATACATGGTCATGCCCGACCACGTCCCCACCATTGCCGGCCGCGACCCGCAGGGCGTCGCCTTTGCCTATTGCTATGGCTACACCGCCGCACTGCTGCAGGCACTCGATACCTATTAA